One Osmerus mordax isolate fOsmMor3 chromosome 16, fOsmMor3.pri, whole genome shotgun sequence genomic window carries:
- the cmpk gene encoding UMP-CMP kinase, translating into MIFCLLRTLSQKVPNVVSRVALMMKPQVVFVLGGPGAGKGTQCARIVENYSYTHLSAGDLLRAERGRDGSEFGQLIDSYIKEGKIVPVEITINLLRKAMEETIQVDDKKFRFLIDGFPRNEDNLQGWTTVMDGKADVKFVLFFDCSNKVCIDRCLERGKSSGRTDDNRDSLEKRIQTYLQSTRPIIDQYEKHGKVRTVDASRGVEEVFSDVKAILDKEG; encoded by the exons ATGATTTTTTGTTTACTGAGAACCTTATCCCAGAAGGTGCCTAACGTTGTGAGCAGGGTCGCATTGATGATGAAGCCGCAGGTTGTTTTCGTGTTGGGCGGGCCTGGCGCTGGGAAAGGGACTCAGTGCGCCAGAATCGTAGAG AATTACAGCTACACCCACTTGTCAGCGGGGGACCTGCTCAGAGCAGAACGGGGCCGAGATGGCTCTGAGTTTGGACAGCTCATCGACAGCTACATCAAAGAGGGCAAAATTGTTCCCGTGGAGATCACCATTAACCTACTTCGGAAG GCTATGGAGGAGACCATACAGGTAGACGATAAGAAGTTCCGCTTCCTCATCGACGGCTTTCCCCGAAACGAAGACAACCTACAGGGATGGACCACCGTCATGGACGGAAAGGCGGACGTCAAATTTGTGCTCTTTTTCGACTGCAGCAACAAG GTTTGCATCGACCGGTGTCTCGAGAGGGGCAAGAGCAGCGGGCGCACGGACGACAACAGAGACAGCCTGGAGAAGCG GAtccagacctacctgcagtcgaCCCGGCCGATCATCGACCAGTATGAGAAGCATGGCAAGGTGCGCACCGTGGACGCCTCCCGCggtgtggaggag gtGTTTTCTGATGTAAAAGCCATCCTGGACAAGGAAGGTTGA
- the bcl6ab gene encoding BCL6A transcription repressor b — MNEVSRKVLQDSDSMASTAEGCIQFTRHAGDILLNFNRLRSRNILTDVTIQVDGQCFRAHKTVLVACSGLFYSVFTDSQKGNLSAISLDPKVDPEGFAILLEFMYTSCLTLKESLVLATMNTAAYLQMDHVVDTCRRFIKSRGLSLSLQTEDVQDSLMHVSQDGPGFKTVLGTETCPRSNHTSAPPLRDSRAYGPSVFSGINASGSSYHVYGHLPIPLGKLSEACKISDLPKGGTLPLNLCSQVYEGTEAATTTTTTIIHHPLSSHSSSSPVICNSGALRGLQAPTSSMEDCTQHPQPSPHSMSPGCGKGVICSPQSPHRSDCHPNSPTESSSSKNAALSVTQPRGCKEEPKAHNWKKYKFIVMNQTSDEKEEEAEGGRTEARGCSPPLGRYLTSELDGHMEVQSGNMSSEHDKELSVPQTGHHISSINSHLRCSTCGSDTPHHRDMCLRSPGSYSGEETSERHSEYSDSSCENGTYFCNECDSKFSESDSLKDHMLQAHSDKPYKCDHCQAAFRYKGNLASHKTVHTGEKPYRCNICGAQFNRPANLKTHTRIHSGEKPYKCETCCARFVQVAHLRAHVLIHTGEKPYPCEICGTHFRHLQTLKSHLRIHTGEKPYHCEKCDLHFRHKSQLRLHLRQKHGAVTNTKTQTRRPNTDILAGLAKAC, encoded by the exons ATGAACGAAGTTTCCAGGAAAGTTTTACAAG ATTCAGACAGCATGGCCTCCACGGCAGAAGGCTGCATACAATTCACCCGCCATGCAGGCGATATCCTCCTTAACTTCAACCGTCTACGCAGTAGAAACATCCTCACCGATGTCACCATTCAGGTGGATGGACAGTGTTTCAGAGCTCACAAGACTGTATTGGTGGCCTGCAG TGGCCTCTTCTACTCGGTATTCACGGACTCTCAAAAGGGCAACCTCAGCGCCATCAGCTTGGACCCCAAAGTGGATCCTGAGGGCTTTGCCATCCTGCTGGAGTTTATGTACACGTCCTGCCTAACTCTGAAAGAGAGTCTGGTTCTGGCCACCATGAACACTGCAGCATACCTCCAGATGGACCACGTGGTGGACACCTGTCGCAGGTTCATCAAGTCCAG GGGTCTGTCTCTGAGTTTGCAGACTGAAGATGTACAGGACAGCCTGATGCATGTgtctcaggatgggcctggaTTTAAGACCGTTCTTGGCACAGAGACGTGCCCCAGGTCCAACCACACATCCGCCCCTCCTCTCAGAGACTCGAGGGCCTACGGCCCCAGTGTGTTCAGTGGGATAAATGCCTCTGGCAGCTCCTACCATGTGTACGGACACCTGCCCATCCCTTTAGGAAAACTGTCTGAAGCCTGCAAAATCAGCGACCTTCCCAAAGGGGGCACCCTACCTCTGAATCTATGCTCTCAGGTCTATGAGGGCACCGAGGCCGCCACCACAACCACGACCACCATCATCCACCACCCTCTGTCATctcactcatcctcctctcctgtcatctGCAATTCGGGAGCCCTCCGGGGCCTCCAGGCACCTACATCCTCCATGGAAGATTGTacccagcacccacagcctagcCCCCACAGCATGTCCCCAGGCTGTGGTAAAGGAGTGATCTGCAGCCCGCAGAGCCCCCACCGGTCCGACTGTCACCCCAACTCTCCAACTGAGTCCAGCAGCAGCAAGAACGCAGCCCTGTCTGTTACCCAGCCCCGTGGCTGCAAGGAGGAGCCCAAGGCCCACAACTGGAAGAAGTACAAGTTCATTGTGatgaaccagacctctgacgaaaaggaagaggaggcagagggaggcaggacaGAGGCTAGGGGCTGCTCACCTCCACTGGGCCGTTACTTGACCAGCGAACTAGATGGACACATGGAAGTTCAGTCTGGCAATATGAGCAGTGAGCATGATAAAGAGCTTTCTGTCCCTCAGACTGGCCATCACATCAGCAGCATCAACAG ccATCTGAGATGCTCCACCTGTGGCTCAGATACACCTCATCACCGGGACATGTGTCTGCGCTCCCCTGGCTCTTACAGTGGGGAGGAGACCAGCGAGAGGCACTCTGAGTACTCTGATTCAAGCTGTG AGAACGGTACCTACTTTTGCAACGAGTGTGACTCCAAATTCTCTGAGTCTGATTCTTTGAAAGACCACATGCTCCAGGCCCACAGTGACAAGCCTTACAAGTGTGACCATTGTCAAGCGGCCTTCCGCTACAAGGGGAATCTGGCCAGCCACAAGACTGTCCACACAG GTGAAAAGCCATATCGCTGCAACATCTGTGGGGCTCAGTTCAACCGCCCAGCCAACCTGAAGACCCACACCCGCATCCACTCTGGAGAGAAGCCGTACAAGTGTGAGACGTGCTGTGCTCGCTTTGTACAG GTGGCCCACCTGCGTGCCCACGTTTTGATTCACACGGGAGAGAAGCCATACCCTTGCGAGATCTGTGGAACACACTTTCGCCATCTTCAGACATTGAAGAGTCACCTGCGCATTCACACAGGAGAAAAGCCTTATCAT TGTGAGAAATGTGACCTCCACTTCAGACACAAGAGCCAGCTGAGGCTCCACCTGAGACAAAAGCACGGTGCAGTCACCAATACCAAGACTCAGACCCGGAGACCCAACACTGACATCCTGGCCGGCTTGGCCAAAGCTTGCTGA